A window from Theobroma cacao cultivar B97-61/B2 chromosome 3, Criollo_cocoa_genome_V2, whole genome shotgun sequence encodes these proteins:
- the LOC18604845 gene encoding ninja-family protein AFP3 translates to MGEAKVIRDKVDQTNFSFQDKQQPRNFLQRFSPDQISRKQTQSNPNKRPPELDLNLRLSLGGIYSGNTKEKPLTRSSSMAGVVTLNRSSSEFQKSLPKSFLSLARSCSLPAQVERSKRPVNVKELRIMRRVEAKKRVVEKQRNAKKASEKDKLVTEGPPSSPSKIPAWAAASAAKSPALNRAIDKIKEGFRKLEGLEGSGTSNGPSEYKSTSKPIKAEPAITFETTSDEKSVKLKPAETKSENPTKKAELSNGYIQDYGMNVMKKMPSVTTTGDGPNGRKIEGFLYKYMKGQVSIVCVCHGNFLSPEEFVKHAGGKDVTNPMKHINVCSTSFSF, encoded by the exons ATGGGAGAAGCAAAAGTAATACGAGACAAGGTTGATCAAACCAActtttcatttcaagacaAACAACAACCAAGGAACTTTCTTCAAAGATTTTCACCAGACCAAATTAGTCGGAAACAAACCCAATCCAACCCCAACAAGAGACCCCCAGAACTAGACCTCAATCTAAGGCTCTCACTTGGAGGAATCTACAGTGGCAACACCAAAGAAAAGCCTTTAACTAGATCATCTTCCATGGCAGGAGTGGTAACCCTTAATAGAAGTTCTAGTGAGTTCCAAAAGTCATTGCCAAAAAGTTTTCTTTCATTGGCAAGGTCTTGTTCATTGCCTGCACAAGTAGAAAGGAGTAAGAGACCGGTGAATGTGAAGGAGCTAAGGATAATGAGGAGAGTTGAGGCCAAGAAAAGGGTTGTAGAGAAGCAGAGGAATGCCAAGAAAGCCAGTGAGAAAGACAAGTTGGTAACAGAGGGACCACCATCTTCACCTTCTAAAATTCCTGCTTGGGCAGCAGCTTCTGCGGCTAAAAGTCCTGCACTCAATAGGGCCATTGATAAGATAAAGGAAGGTTTCCGAAAATTGGAAG GACTAGAAGGCTCGGGTACATCTAACGGTCCAAGCGAATACAAATCAACCTCCAAGCCAATAAAGGCAGAACCAGCGATCACTTTTGAGACAACATCTGATGAAAAATCTGTCAAGCTCAAGCCTGCTGAAACTAAGTCTGAGAATCCAACAAAGAAGGCTGAACTTTCTAATGGTTACATTCAAGATTATGGGATGAATGTGATGAAAAAAATGCCTAGTGTAACTACTACTGGAGATGGTCCCAATGGGAGGAAAATTGAAGGCTTTCTATACAAATACATGAAAGGACAGGTGAGTATAGTTTGTGTTTGCCATGGCAACTTTCTTTCCCCAGAAGAATTCGTCAAGCACGCCGGCGGCAAGGATGTTACAAACCCCATGAAGCATATTAATGTTTGCTcaacttctttttccttctaa